The segment TTACGTCTGTGCGGTGCTTCGATTTCTGCGTTTCCGCGTAGGTCCGTAGATGTGCGAGACCGCTTCAGCGGTCTTCCCGTGGTTCCAGCCGGGGGCTTCAGCCCCCGGCGCCCCCCCCGCGACCGCCCCCGGTGCCTCGCCCCGGCGACCGCACCCCCGCCTTGCCCCCGCTCCGCCCGCGCCGTAGTGTGCCGCACACACCCCACGCTCCCCCGTGCTCCAAGACCGACGATGCATCGATTCCGAACCGCCATAGCACTCGCCGCGGCCGTGCTCGCCGCAACCAGCGCCGCGACGGCCCAGGCGCGGCGCCCGCTGGTGCCGCTCGACCTGTACCACATGCGCACCGCGTCGGACGTGGCGCTGGCGCCGGACGGGGGGAGCGTCGTGTACGTGGTGACGCAGGCCGACTCCGCCACCAACAAGTACCGCCGCGACCTGTGGATCGCACGCACCGACGGCTCGGGCACCCCGCGCCGCCTCACCTGGACCAATAGCGCCGCCACCGGTGGGCCGGTCTTCTCGCCGGACGGCGGGCGGCTCGCCTTCGTCAGCGCGCGCGACGGGGGGCGGGGGCAGGTGTGGATCCTTCCGCTGGCCGAGGGGGGCGAGGCGTGGCCCCTCACCGACCTGCGCACCGGCGCCACGGGGCCGGTCTGGTCGCCACGGGGGGACCGCGTCGCCTTCACCTCGGCGCTGACGCCGATGGAGCTGGACAGCACGCGCCGCGACACGAGCAAGGTGAACACCGCCGCCATCCGCCGCATCGACCAGGACCGCGCCGCCGCGCTGGCCGCCATCCGCGCCAAGCTGCGCGAGGACGCCCGCGACGACGACCCGCGCATCGTCACCCGCCTCAACTTCATGGGCGAGACCGGGATCGAGGGGGAGCGCTGGCGGCAGGTGTACGTGGTGGACGCGCGCCCCGAGGCGAAGCCCGTGCGCCTGACCTCCGGCCTGTGGGGGAGCAGCGCGCCGTCGTGGTCGCCGGACGGGAGCTCAATCATCTTCTCCTCCGCCGAGCCGCGCGGCGCCTACCACGCGGACGTCGAGGAGGAGTCCGACCTGGTGGTGATCCCCGCGGGCGGGGGGGCGCCGCGGCGCATCGCGGAGGCGGGGTACGAGGAGAATTCGCCGCGCTACTCGCCGGACGGGCAGTACATCGCGTACGTCCGCCAGCACGTCGCCGGCCGCTTCCCCACCGCCGTCAACAACGAGCTGGTGGTGATGCGGGCGGACGGCAGCGGGCGCCGCAGCGTCACCGGGCCGATGGACCGCTCGGTGGGCGCCTTCCACTTCGGAGCCGGCGGATGGCTGTACTTCACCGTGCAGTCGGAGGGCGCCATTCCGCTCTACCGCACGCGGCTGGACCGCATCGCGCCGCGGCGGGTGGCGTCGGGGCCGCGCGGAGTGACCTCGTTCGACGTGGAGGGGCGCACCGTGGCGTGGGCGCAGATGAGCCCGCAGCGCCCCAGCGACGTCTACTCCGCGGCCCTGGACGGCACGCGCGAGCGGCGGCTGACCACGCTCAACGACTCGCTCCTGGCCCGCGTGTACGTGGCGGACTACGAGGAGATGTGGTACCGCTCGTTCGATGGGCGTCGCATCCAGGGATGGGTGATGAAGCCCATCGGCTACACCCCCGGCTCGCGCCCGCCGCTGGCGGTGGAGATGCACGGCGGCCCGCACGCCATGTGGGGCCCGGGCGAATCGAGCATGTGGCTGGAGTACCAGTCGCTGGCGGGGGCGGGGTACACCGTCTTCTTCAGCAACCCGCGCGGATCGGGGGGCTACGGCGAGGAGACGCTGCAGAGCATCCACCGCAACTGGGGGACGCCGCCGGCGCGCGACGTCCTGATCGGCGCGGACAGCGTGCTGGCGCGCGGCCTGGCCGACCCGGCGAAGCAGGCCGTCACCGGCGGGAGCTACGCCGGCTACCTGACGGCGTGGATCATCGCCAAGGAGGCGCCGCAGCGCTTCAAGGCGGCGGCGGCGCAGCGCGGCGTGTACGACCTGTCCATCTGGTGGGGCGCGTCCAACACCTTCCGCCTCTTCGAGGGCGAGTTCGGCGGGCGCCCGTGGGAGCAGGCCGACATCGCCCGCGAGCAGTCGCCGCTGACGCACGTCGCCAACGTGCGCACCCCGCTCCTGATGCTGCACGGCGAGCAGGACTACCGCACCACCATCGCCGGCGCCGAGGCGTTCTACCGCGCCCTCACCGTGCTCGGCCGGCCGGTGGAGTTCGTGCGCTACCCGCGCGAGGGCCACGAGCTCACCCGCTCCGGCGAGCCCGCGCACCGCGTGGACCACATGCTGAGGATCGTGGAGTGGTTCGAGCGCCACGTGCGGCCCGAGGTGCGCTGAACGGCGCCTCACGTGCGCACGGCACTCCCGGCACGTCGTGGAATAGTTTGAGCAGTGACGTTTCGCCCTGGGGATCGCTGAACCGCGACGCTGAGACCGATGGAGGCCGCAAGATGAATCCGTCCGACCCCCAGAGGGAGGGCGCCTGGCAGGGCGCCGCCCCCTCGCTGGCCGAGAGCGCCGCCGCGGCCTACGCGGGCGGCGCCGCCGTGGCCGAGGGCGCCGGGCTCTACCGGCTGCTGGTGGACAGCGTGCGCGACTACGCCATCTTCGCGCTGGACGCGGGGGGGCACATCCTCAGCTGGAACGCGGGCGCCGCGCGGCTCAAGGGCTACGCGCCGCACGAGATCATCGGCCGGCACTTCTCCACCTTCTATCCGGCCGTGGACATCGAGGCGCGGAAGCCGGAGTGGGAGCTGGAGACGGCGATCCGCGAGGGGAGCGTGGAGGACGAGGGGTGGCGCATCCGCAAGGACGGCACGCGCTTCTGGGCCAACGTGGTCATCACCGCCCTGCGCGACGAGTCGGGGACGCTGGTGGGGTTCGCCAAGGTCACGCGCGACCTCACCGAGCGCCGCCGCTCCGAGGAGCTGCTGCGCCAGAGCGAGGAGCGCTTCCGCCTCCTGGTGCAGAGCGTGCGCGACTACGCCATCTTCATGCTGGATCCCCGCGGCCAAATCGTGAGCTGGAACGCGGGCGCCGAGCGCATCAACGGGTACACGCCGGAGGAGGTCATCGGCCTGCACTTCTCCATCTTCTACCCGCCCGAGGAGCGCGGAAGCGGCAAGCCGGTGTGGGAGCTGGAGACCGCGGCGCGCGACGGGAAGTTCGAGGAGGAGGGGTGGCGCGTGCGCAAGGACGGCACACGCTTCTGGGCGAGCGTCCTCGTCGCGCCGCTGTTCGGCGACGAGGGCAGCCTGGTGGGCTTCGCCAAGGTGACGCGCGACCTCACGGAGCGCCTCGCGGCCCAGGAGCGCCTGATGGCCGACCAGCGGCGCATCGCCGAAGCGGAGGCGACGAGCCGCACGCGGAGCGAGTTCCTGGCCGCGATGTCGCACGAGCTGCGCACGCCCATCAACGCCACGCTGGGCTACACGGAGCTGATGGAGATGGGGGTGGCGGGCGCGCTGACGGCGCAGCAGCGCGAGTACCTGGAGCGCATCCGCCGCACGCAGCAGCACCTGCTGGGCATCATCACGGACCTGCTCAACTACAGCCGCATCGAGGCCGGCCAGGTGGAGTACGACCTCGCCCCCGTCCAAGCGTGCGACATCGTGGATGCCGTGCTCCCCATGGTGGAGCCGCAGGCGTTGAGAAAGGGCCTCGTCCTGCTCCGCGCCCCCTGCGAAGATGGGCTGGTGGCGCTCGCCGACCGTGCCAAGGCGCAGCAGATCGTGCTGAACCTGCTGGGCAACGCCGTCAAGTTCACCCCCGCCGGCGGCAGCGTCACCGTCACCTGTGGCGCGGAGGCCGCGCGCATCGTCATCACCGTCACCGACACGGGCGAGGGGATCGAGCCGGACCAGCACGCCGCCATCTTTGAGCCGTTCGTGCAGCTCGGCCGCTCGCTGACCAGCGGCCACGAGGGCACGGGCCTGGGCCTGGCCATCAGCCGCGACCTCGCCCGCGCCATGGGCGGCGACCTGACGGTGCGCAGCACGCCGGGGGAGGGGGCGGTGTTTACGCTGGCGTTGGAAAGTGCGGGAGTAAAAACAAGTGCTAAGTCCTGAGTCCTAAGTCCTGAGTCCTAAGTCCTAAGTCCTGGGCTCAGCTGCCGTTCAGCACTAGCACTTAGCACTTAGCACTCCAGGACTTCCCCCACCGACGCCCGACCCCTCACGGATATTCGTAGACGTCCTCGTCCGCCGTCATCCGCTCCCACGAATAGCGGAAGCCGGCGTAGATCGTATCGTCCTCCAGCTTCACAAAGAGCTCGTCGTTGAGGTAGTTGGCGGAGTGGGAGAGGTTGTGCGAGCCGGTGAAGACGATGCGGCGCGTGACGGTGGAGCCGGCGTACTTCCCCTTCACCAGGATGAACTTGTCGTGCGTGTTGATGCGCCGCACCTCGATGCCGGCGTTGCGCAGGATGGAGAGCGACTGCGATCCGATGGACCCCACCGCCACCGACACCCAGCACCCCGCCCGCTTCTTGGCCACCAGCAGCTCGGCGACGTTGCTGCGCGTGTCGTTGAACATGTTCTCGGCCACGCGGATGGCGCAGCTCGTGTCCGGGTCGATGTAGGTGAGCCGGTTGTACACCAGGTCCGTCTGCTGCTCGGGCGACGCGTACACCTGCAGGTTCGCCACCGACCCGCCGAAGTAGCCGCGCCCCGTCCCCGAATCGTAGTAGTCGTTGCCGGCGAAGCTGGTCTTGTTCCACAGCTTCGTCCAGTACTCGCCCACGAAGTTGTCGTACAGCGTTCGGTCGCCGTACACCGTCACGGTGTTGTTGTAGGTGTTGGAGCCCGTGGCGTACGTCATGTTGGCCGATCCGAACCAGGTCACGTAGCTGCGCGCGGCACCCGTCGCATCCTTTGTGGAGCTGATGAGGACGAGCTTGGAGTGCATGATGGCGCTCGCCTCGCGCGCGATGCACCCGTCCCATCCCAGCCCCGTGTACGTCCCTCCGTTGACGCACCAGCGGAAGCGAGTCCCCGCGCCGCCGTCGAGGTACTTCTGCAGGTCCTCGGGCGAGGTGTCGCCGTCGTCTTCCGGGTCACCGGGATGATGGTTGCCGCTGAGCACCACGTACACGCTGACGCCCCGGTCCTTGGCCCGCTGCAGCGCCGCCTGCACCACGTTCGCGCTGATGTTGTGGATGGCGGTGCGGATCGTGGCCCCGGCCGGCGCGTTGTCGATCAGGTGGATCAGGTGGTTGAGGATCGACATGTCCTGCGTCACCCCGGCGCGCATGTCGGTGAAGTGCGCCTCCAGCCGCACGACGCCGATGGTCGATGCCGCCATCACCCGGGCCGGTGCCGCGATGGGCGCCGCGATCGGCGTTGCGACGGGCTCGCGCTCACACGCGGCGAGCAGTGCGAGGGTCGCGGCCAGGGCGTACCGCAAGATGGGATGGTGCATGGTGTCTCCGGATGAGCGGGAAGGAGGATCGGGATGCCCTCTTGCCGCCAGAATTGCGCCCGCCCTCGGCAACAGCATCACACAGAGGCCACAGAGGGTACTACAAGACCACAGAGAACCCCTTCAGCAGTTCTTTCAGTACCCCTCCGTGTCTCTGTGTGAAGCCGCTGTTTTTGGAAACAAGTGGTGGACCGATGACGGCTACGTGATTGCACGGCACGGTTTTAGCCTACATGACCCCCAAGCGGAAACACACAGCGAGCGGGGCGAAAGATGCGTGCAATCCGGAGTTGGAGCGGAGCGGGGCTGCTGGTGGCTGCGGGAGTCGCCTGCGGGCGGGCGGAGAACGAGGGGCTCACCGAGACCCAGCCGGCACGCGTGGAGAGGGCGGCACCCGCGGCCGCTCCGGCCGAGCTCGCCGCCGTCGTGGCGCCGACCGACATGTCCGTGCAGCGCGCGCGCATCGTGGCGCGGGTGGACTCGGTGGACCGCGCGCTGCGCAAGGTGCGCGGGCTGACGCGGGAGGAGCGCGCCGCGCTTCGCCAGGACGTGAACGCCACGCAGCTCGCCGTGGCGCAGTCGGGCGGCGTGCGCGCCTCTGGGGAGGCGGAGGTCGCACGGCTGCGCCGCTCCGGGCGGCTGGTGGAGCTGGAGGACACCACGAGCTACTGGGTGCTTCGCGACCTCACCCACTCCGTCCCCCTCTCGACACCCTCCGCGCGCGGGATGCTGCTGGAGGCGTCGCGCCGGTTCCAGGCGCGCATGGACGAGATGGGCCTCCCGCGCTTCCGCCTGACCGTGACCTCCGTGCTGCGCACCGACGAGTCGCAGGCAGACCTTCGCCAGAGCAACTCCAACGCGGCGGCCGGGGTGAGCACGCACGAGTACGGCACCACGATGGACATCTCCCACATCCGCTTCGCCCCGCCCGCGGCCAGGCCGGGTCTGCCGCCCGAGCTGGCGCAGCTCCAGGACTCGCTGATGCTGGACGTGGCCAAGCGCCACGCCAGCGCGCTGCAGGGCGAGCTGGGCCGCGTCCTCGGCGACATGCGCAGGGAGGGCAAGGTCAAGGTGATGATGGAGCGCCAGCAGCCCGTCTACCACACCACCGTCGCAGCCCGCATCCGTGCCCCCGAGCACGTGGAGTAGCGCGGAGACAACGAGAGGAAAGCATCACACAGAGACGCGCAGGGGAACGGAAAGGCCACAGAGCACCCCTTCTGCTTTTCCCTCCGTTGCCTCTGTGGCTCTGTGTGAGGCCATCTGCCGTATCAGGTGGAGCGGGGCTTCTTCGGCTTCGGCGGGTGGGCGGCATCGTGCAGCGCCATGAGCTCCTCGGGAGGCATGCGGGCCACGGCCTCCCCGATCACCTCCAGCGGCAGGTCGTCGAGCTTGCGGAAGCGAATGCACGACTTGCCCATGTCCAGCTTCTTTCCGGCCCGCGCGAAGCCCTCCTCGATCCACTTCGCGTGCGCGGGATCGCCGTAGGCGCCCATCATGTACAGCGCGATGTGGTTCTTTTGCGACGCCAGCGCCACGTAGCTCAGCGGCTGTTTGTTGTACGTGTTGGGGAAACGCTCCAGCGGGATGCCGTACGTGATCATCCCACCGCTCGCCGTCTCGGTGTACCCGTCCGGCAGGTTGCGCAGGATGACGTCGCGCACCGCCGCCACCGCCTCGCGGCGGTCATCGGGGAGCGATTGCACGTATTCCTCGGCCGTCGCGGCTGCGTTCTGCACCATGTTCGTCACCTGGCGTATGGGTGGCGTCCTAGCCCGCCACGCCGCGGCCGAGGACGGTCATCATCGTCGCGGTCATGGTGGCGACGTGCACCTCGCGGCCGCCATTGACCATCACGCCGTCCGCCTGGCAGACGGTGATGGTGCGGCCGGCGCGCACCACGCGGCCGCGGGCCACAAGGAGCTCGCCGCGCGCGGGCGCCAGCAGGTTCGTCTTGAACTCGATGCTGAGCACCTCCGCCTCCGCCGGCATCAGCGAGAATGCGGCGTATCCGCAGGCGCTGTCCAGGATCGTCGTCACGATGCCGGCGTGGAGGAAGCCGTGCTGCTGTATGAGGTCGCTCCGAAAGGGAAGCTCGACGTCCGTCTCGCCGGGCGCGACCCGGGTGAGACGCGCGCCGAGCGTGGCCATCACCTGCTGGCGCTGGAAGCTCGCCCGCACGCGCGCCTCGAAATCAGGGTCCTGCGGCTGCACGTGGCCTACCTGGCATAGGGGCCGACTTCCTCCGAGATGCGGCGATAGCGCAGCTGGGGGCGTGGATCTTCGGCCGCGTGAAGCACGAGCGCCTCGCTGCTGATGACACCCCACAGGTGCGGGGGCCCGCTGCAAAGCGCGTTCGGCGGGCAGACGTACTCGAGCTCGATGCGAAAGCCTTCCGTGCGGTGGAGATAGGGAACTGACGAGTGCAGGGTCGTGTCGCGGAAGGTGTCGTAATCGTAGTGCGTGCGCCCCGAGCGCACGAGGCTCCCGTCCGACTTGAAGCGGAGGGTGTCCGCCAGGAGCGTCGCGCGCACCGAGGCCCACTGGAGCACGACCGGCCCATCCGAGAGATCCAGGACGAAGGTACCCGCAGCCTCCGGCTCCGGCTGCGGCAGGAGGTCGGACTCGCACGCGAGCACGGCGGGAACCATGAGGGCGAGGGCAAGCAGGATTCGCGGGCGCATTGGGATCGGCCTTCGGGTGGGGGTTTGTATGGACGTCGTTGCGGAGAACGCGCTACCCGTCGCGTCCTGACACACCCGCCGGCTCAGCGGCCGCGATCGAGCCCCTCGCCCACGCGGTGGTGCGGCGGCAGCGACACGGGAAGGCGGCCGCGGATGGCGCCCGTCCCCAGCAGCGCGCGCGCGGCGGCGCCCTCGGATGCCTCCGTCGTGTCCCAGGCCAGGAGGTAGGCGGTGACGGAGGGGAAGCCGCTCAGCAGGTACGGACTCCCCAGCGACACCGCCACCACCGGCCGCCCAGACGCGGAAAGCGCCTCCACCCAAGCCGCGAACCCGCCGCCCAGCCCCAGTGCCTGGTTGTGCACCGGCGCGATGGCCGCGCTCGCCACCACCACGTCCGCGGACGCGGCGCGCGTGCGCAACGAGTCGAACACCGCCTCCGGGGTGGAGGGACCTACCAGCACGTGCTCCACCATCAGCCCGCCGGCCGCCAGCCCCCGCTGCAGCGCCATCCCCGCCCGCGCGCGCCCCGCGTAGGTGACGTGGAGCACGCGCGCGCCGCGGCGGATGGGGACCGCCCCGTTGCGGTCGCGCACCAGCACGATGGAGCGCTCGGCGACGCGCCGGGCCACCTCCGCGTGCTCCGCCGATCCCACGCCCGCGCCCGGCACGGGTCCGCCGGTGCGCGCGCGGTGCAGCCCCGCCGCCGCCTTCGCCCGCAGGATGCGCCGCGCCGCGTCCTCCACCCGCGCCGCCGGGATGCGCCCCGACTGCACCGCCGAGACCACGGAGTCGATCACCTCCTCGTGCCCCGGCGGCTGGAGCAGCGCATCCGCGCCGGCCAGGAGCGCGAGGATGCTCGCTTCGGCGATGGGGTAGGTGCGCGTCACCGCACCCATGTTCAGCGCATCGGTAAAGACGATGCCGCGGAAGCCCATCTGCCCGCGCAGCAGGTCCGTCGTGATGCGCGGGGAGAGCGTGGCGGGGGCGGCGTTCGGCCCCTCGATCCCCTGCATGGCGATGTGGCCTACGAGCATTCCGTCCATCCCCGCGCCCGCCGCCGCCTGGAAGGGGACCAGCTCCACGCGCGCCAGACGCCCCGAGTCGGCGCTGATGGCGGCGAGGCCCACGTGCGAGTCCACCTGCGTGTCGCCGTGCCCCGGAAAGTGCTTGCCCACCGTGAGCAGCCCCCCGGCCCGCGCCCCCTCGATCCACGCCGACGCGAGCCGCCCCACCCGGTCCGGCCGCTCGCCAAAGGAGCGCACGTTGATGATGGGATTGTCGGGATTCGAGTTGACGTCCAGCACCGGCCCAAAGGTCAGGTGGATGCCCACCGCGCGCCCCTCCGCCGCGGTCACCCGGCCCGCCTCGCGCGCCAGCGCCTCGTCGTCCGCCGCGCCGAACGCCATCGCGGGGGGCATGGAGGTACCGCCGGGGGTGAGCCGCATCCCCGGCCCCGTCTCCAGGTCGCTCACGATCAGCAGCGGCACGCGGGCCCCGCGCTGGGCCGCGTGCAGCTTCGCCGCCATCTCCGCCGGCGCGCCGATGGAGACGATCAGCCCGCCCACCTCCCCGCGCCCGACCCACTCCAGCATCCGCGCCGCCTCCTCCGGCTCCTGCGCGGGCGACTTGCCGCTGATCCAGGGGAAGACGAGCTGCGCCACCCGCTGCCGCAGCGTCATCCCCGCGAGCGTCCTCTCAACCCACGCCTCCCCCGCCGCATCGGTCGCGAGCGGCGGGCTGTCGGCGGTGATCGCCCGCGGGCCGGCAGGCGGCGCGCAGGCGGCCAGCACCAGCGCGGGGGTGAGGAGGGTTGGGAGCAGGGTGCGGAGGAGGCGCGTCATCGGGTGTGTGGGCATAGTGTGGAGATCCGGCGGTTGAAACCGCTGCAACAACCGCGGGAAGCCTGCCTTCGCAGGCTCCGGGGGAGCGGGGTCGGCGCCGGGTGGCGAGGGTCCGGTGCCGCTTCCCCGGGAGATGAATCCCCCGGCTGGAACCACGGGAAGCCCACTGAAGTGGGCTCGAAAAACGCGGCATCAGACCCGGAGTCCGCGAAGGCGGACTTTGTGCTTTTGTTGCAGCGAGTTCACTCGCCCGAGTTGTTCAAGCTGCCCAAGCCACCTGAGCTGCCCGAGTCACCCGAGCCACCCGTGCTCCCACCCCGCCGCCGGATCAGCGACGGGAGCTCCTCGAAGTCGTGGGTGCGCGGGAGGGAGAGGAGGACGGCGGCGAGCTCGGCGGGTGGCGCGACGAGCTT is part of the Longimicrobium sp. genome and harbors:
- a CDS encoding S9 family peptidase translates to MHRFRTAIALAAAVLAATSAATAQARRPLVPLDLYHMRTASDVALAPDGGSVVYVVTQADSATNKYRRDLWIARTDGSGTPRRLTWTNSAATGGPVFSPDGGRLAFVSARDGGRGQVWILPLAEGGEAWPLTDLRTGATGPVWSPRGDRVAFTSALTPMELDSTRRDTSKVNTAAIRRIDQDRAAALAAIRAKLREDARDDDPRIVTRLNFMGETGIEGERWRQVYVVDARPEAKPVRLTSGLWGSSAPSWSPDGSSIIFSSAEPRGAYHADVEEESDLVVIPAGGGAPRRIAEAGYEENSPRYSPDGQYIAYVRQHVAGRFPTAVNNELVVMRADGSGRRSVTGPMDRSVGAFHFGAGGWLYFTVQSEGAIPLYRTRLDRIAPRRVASGPRGVTSFDVEGRTVAWAQMSPQRPSDVYSAALDGTRERRLTTLNDSLLARVYVADYEEMWYRSFDGRRIQGWVMKPIGYTPGSRPPLAVEMHGGPHAMWGPGESSMWLEYQSLAGAGYTVFFSNPRGSGGYGEETLQSIHRNWGTPPARDVLIGADSVLARGLADPAKQAVTGGSYAGYLTAWIIAKEAPQRFKAAAAQRGVYDLSIWWGASNTFRLFEGEFGGRPWEQADIAREQSPLTHVANVRTPLLMLHGEQDYRTTIAGAEAFYRALTVLGRPVEFVRYPREGHELTRSGEPAHRVDHMLRIVEWFERHVRPEVR
- a CDS encoding PAS domain S-box protein, whose translation is MNPSDPQREGAWQGAAPSLAESAAAAYAGGAAVAEGAGLYRLLVDSVRDYAIFALDAGGHILSWNAGAARLKGYAPHEIIGRHFSTFYPAVDIEARKPEWELETAIREGSVEDEGWRIRKDGTRFWANVVITALRDESGTLVGFAKVTRDLTERRRSEELLRQSEERFRLLVQSVRDYAIFMLDPRGQIVSWNAGAERINGYTPEEVIGLHFSIFYPPEERGSGKPVWELETAARDGKFEEEGWRVRKDGTRFWASVLVAPLFGDEGSLVGFAKVTRDLTERLAAQERLMADQRRIAEAEATSRTRSEFLAAMSHELRTPINATLGYTELMEMGVAGALTAQQREYLERIRRTQQHLLGIITDLLNYSRIEAGQVEYDLAPVQACDIVDAVLPMVEPQALRKGLVLLRAPCEDGLVALADRAKAQQIVLNLLGNAVKFTPAGGSVTVTCGAEAARIVITVTDTGEGIEPDQHAAIFEPFVQLGRSLTSGHEGTGLGLAISRDLARAMGGDLTVRSTPGEGAVFTLALESAGVKTSAKS
- a CDS encoding phospholipase D-like domain-containing protein; amino-acid sequence: MHHPILRYALAATLALLAACEREPVATPIAAPIAAPARVMAASTIGVVRLEAHFTDMRAGVTQDMSILNHLIHLIDNAPAGATIRTAIHNISANVVQAALQRAKDRGVSVYVVLSGNHHPGDPEDDGDTSPEDLQKYLDGGAGTRFRWCVNGGTYTGLGWDGCIAREASAIMHSKLVLISSTKDATGAARSYVTWFGSANMTYATGSNTYNNTVTVYGDRTLYDNFVGEYWTKLWNKTSFAGNDYYDSGTGRGYFGGSVANLQVYASPEQQTDLVYNRLTYIDPDTSCAIRVAENMFNDTRSNVAELLVAKKRAGCWVSVAVGSIGSQSLSILRNAGIEVRRINTHDKFILVKGKYAGSTVTRRIVFTGSHNLSHSANYLNDELFVKLEDDTIYAGFRYSWERMTADEDVYEYP
- a CDS encoding DUF5715 family protein, with the translated sequence MRAIRSWSGAGLLVAAGVACGRAENEGLTETQPARVERAAPAAAPAELAAVVAPTDMSVQRARIVARVDSVDRALRKVRGLTREERAALRQDVNATQLAVAQSGGVRASGEAEVARLRRSGRLVELEDTTSYWVLRDLTHSVPLSTPSARGMLLEASRRFQARMDEMGLPRFRLTVTSVLRTDESQADLRQSNSNAAAGVSTHEYGTTMDISHIRFAPPAARPGLPPELAQLQDSLMLDVAKRHASALQGELGRVLGDMRREGKVKVMMERQQPVYHTTVAARIRAPEHVE
- a CDS encoding DUF1801 domain-containing protein, with translation MVQNAAATAEEYVQSLPDDRREAVAAVRDVILRNLPDGYTETASGGMITYGIPLERFPNTYNKQPLSYVALASQKNHIALYMMGAYGDPAHAKWIEEGFARAGKKLDMGKSCIRFRKLDDLPLEVIGEAVARMPPEELMALHDAAHPPKPKKPRST
- a CDS encoding PaaI family thioesterase; translated protein: MQPQDPDFEARVRASFQRQQVMATLGARLTRVAPGETDVELPFRSDLIQQHGFLHAGIVTTILDSACGYAAFSLMPAEAEVLSIEFKTNLLAPARGELLVARGRVVRAGRTITVCQADGVMVNGGREVHVATMTATMMTVLGRGVAG
- a CDS encoding glycoside hydrolase family 3 N-terminal domain-containing protein — translated: MTRLLRTLLPTLLTPALVLAACAPPAGPRAITADSPPLATDAAGEAWVERTLAGMTLRQRVAQLVFPWISGKSPAQEPEEAARMLEWVGRGEVGGLIVSIGAPAEMAAKLHAAQRGARVPLLIVSDLETGPGMRLTPGGTSMPPAMAFGAADDEALAREAGRVTAAEGRAVGIHLTFGPVLDVNSNPDNPIINVRSFGERPDRVGRLASAWIEGARAGGLLTVGKHFPGHGDTQVDSHVGLAAISADSGRLARVELVPFQAAAGAGMDGMLVGHIAMQGIEGPNAAPATLSPRITTDLLRGQMGFRGIVFTDALNMGAVTRTYPIAEASILALLAGADALLQPPGHEEVIDSVVSAVQSGRIPAARVEDAARRILRAKAAAGLHRARTGGPVPGAGVGSAEHAEVARRVAERSIVLVRDRNGAVPIRRGARVLHVTYAGRARAGMALQRGLAAGGLMVEHVLVGPSTPEAVFDSLRTRAASADVVVASAAIAPVHNQALGLGGGFAAWVEALSASGRPVVAVSLGSPYLLSGFPSVTAYLLAWDTTEASEGAAARALLGTGAIRGRLPVSLPPHHRVGEGLDRGR